From Actinomycetota bacterium, a single genomic window includes:
- the nuoK gene encoding NADH-quinone oxidoreductase subunit NuoK codes for MQPAQYLALAAMLFTTGVVGVLTRRNSIIIFMSIELMLNAVNLTLVTFARMNGNLDGQVLAFFVMIVAAAEVVVGLAIIMSVFRRKASASVDDAKTLKW; via the coding sequence ATCCAGCCCGCGCAGTACCTGGCGCTCGCCGCCATGCTTTTCACGACCGGGGTCGTCGGGGTTCTCACTCGGCGTAACTCGATCATCATCTTCATGTCGATCGAGCTCATGCTGAATGCGGTCAACCTCACGCTGGTCACGTTCGCGCGCATGAACGGCAACCTCGACGGACAGGTGCTCGCGTTCTTCGTGATGATCGTCGCGGCGGCTGAGGTCGTGGTCGGGCTCGCGATCATCATGTCTGTTTTCCGCCGGAAGGCCAGCGCGTCGGTCGACGACGCCAAGACCCTCAAATGGTGA